TGCTCCAAAGCGACGTCGTTGTTCCAGGACCAGTTGCGTTTGGGACAGTTCGAGCGCTGCCACTGTCGCGGCGTGTTGGAGCAGGATGGCGTCCAGCGTCACAGTGTGGTTCCGGATGACCATGAGCGCGGCCTGCTCGTGTGTGGGTACGTCGACAAGCAGAACTTCGCGCCCGTCGGCGAGCGGGGCACTGAATGCGCCACCTGTGAGGCGGCGTGGTGTGGTCTCGCGAGTGCCAACGGCGCTCGCTGCTGCCGGATCGAGTGCCCCGGCATCGGGGTACCAGGGTTTGCCCGACTCCCGGTGGAGAAGGTGCACGTCGCAGCCGAGCTCGCGCCTGAGTGCTTCGAGGAAGTCGGCGTGGTCCGATCCTTGCGATGTAGTGCGCCGAATCGCGTCATAGATCCGTTGTGTCTTGATGAGTCGCTGAGACTGCTCCAGCAGTGTCGCTTCGGCGACGGAGCGGGAAATCGCTACGAAGGGCAAAGGATAGCGGATCCACAGGATGGGGAAGCGTAACTGGTCGCTGATTTGCGCTATGCGCCGCCGAAGTGGGGGACAATACATGCGTTCCCCGATGGCGAGTGCACTGGCACCCGCCTCCACCAGGTGGTGAATCAAGGCTTCTTGGTCCTCGGCTCGCTGGGGGAAGGACATGCCGTTGGTCATCAGCATCTCGCCGCCGGTCAACCACTCCCACGGTGCGGGCAAATCGGAAGTGTGGGTCCAGGAGACTTCGCTGCTCAAGCCGGACGCACCCGAGTGCAATCGGAGACGGAGGTGCGGGATCTCGAGTAGTTCGCCAACCGTGATGCCCACGTGCGCCAGCGTACCGACGTTTCATCAATATTCGAAGGCTGTTGTGCGATCGCTCAACATAGGCCCAGGATTTTGAGCACATGTTGTCTGTTCGCGCTGGTGTGGCGCCGCGTACACATGGTCTCCACGGACTTGCCCACGCCCCTGTGTCCGCTGCTTGTGCGGCGGGGAGGAGATCCTCGTGACTACCTCCGATCATTCGATCGACGATGCACCTTTAACGGCCTTCCACAAACGGCTCACGGCCTACTCGTCCGGTGGGCCGTTCATCGACGGCTACGCCCTCACGATCATTGGGATCGCCCTGATCACGCTCGAGCCCGCTATGGGATTGAGCGTGACGGAGATCGGGCTGGTCGGCACCGCCAGCCTTGTCGGCGTCTTCGCCGGTGGTGGAATCTTCGGCTACGTCACCGACAAGGTGGGCCGGCAAGTCATGTACATCGCCGACTTGCTGGTGCTCGCTGCGACTTCGGTTCTCACGGCATTTGCCACCGACGTGTGGCAGATCGTCGTTCTGCGGTTCTTGCTCGGTGTCGCGGTCGGCGCCGATTATCCGATTGCGACATCGTTGCTGGCCGAGTTCTTGCCCCGGCGACAGCGAGGCAAGATGATCGGTGCCACGTTCGTGGTGTGGGCCGTGGGCGCCGCGGTCGCCTATCTCGTGGGCTTCCTGCTTCGAGATTTCGGTCCGGATGCTTGGCGTTTGATGCTCGCAAGCCCTGCGATCTTCGCGGTGATCACCTTGCTGCTGCGACTCGGGACACCGGAATCGCCGCGCTGGCTGCTGAGCAA
This Haloactinomyces albus DNA region includes the following protein-coding sequences:
- a CDS encoding PucR family transcriptional regulator; the encoded protein is MGITVGELLEIPHLRLRLHSGASGLSSEVSWTHTSDLPAPWEWLTGGEMLMTNGMSFPQRAEDQEALIHHLVEAGASALAIGERMYCPPLRRRIAQISDQLRFPILWIRYPLPFVAISRSVAEATLLEQSQRLIKTQRIYDAIRRTTSQGSDHADFLEALRRELGCDVHLLHRESGKPWYPDAGALDPAAASAVGTRETTPRRLTGGAFSAPLADGREVLLVDVPTHEQAALMVIRNHTVTLDAILLQHAATVAALELSQTQLVLEQRRRFGAELLNQLLDGRMDPTVGQRQLTDLGLDPSHLVLVAAHSSEEGRMRELHIALWRRDVPHVCRHRSGRVQALVPDTAEIDQVLTSALGREARIGISRPISLVSRLPEASRESTWSLGIADRTDTSVVRYGDAAPWVGLSNIADAQSLIDRVLRPLLDHEAEHTIGLVETLDSFLSNQRSWQRTAAALHVHRQTVLYRIRKIEEITSRNLSETGDISELWLALRALELVSP